Proteins co-encoded in one Bos taurus isolate L1 Dominette 01449 registration number 42190680 breed Hereford chromosome X, ARS-UCD2.0, whole genome shotgun sequence genomic window:
- the EOLA1 gene encoding protein EOLA1: MKFSCLSFRQPSAGFILNSVKILEMCWQPTLCGHWHCTLAVHIAHRDWEDASWQELLEQRLGMSPTQIQALLLDGDKFGHRVITVLVDIRDTLLCSENIGHDEVKELENQALLPALGQKYLTVLTNPHWLLQPIPGWAGKDIFQVYIPKHLIPFGQEACPDWALERKETSSW; encoded by the exons ATGAAGTTCAGCTGTCTGTCCTTCCGACAGCCTTCCGCGGGTTTCATCTTAAACAGTGTCAAGATCCTGGAGATGTGTTGGCAGCCCACGCTATGCGGCCACTGGCACTGTACCCTGGCAGTCCACATCGCACACCGGGACTGGGAGGATGCATCCTGGCAGGAGCTGCTGGAGCAGAGGCTGGGGATGAGCCCCACCCAGATCCAGGCCTTGCTGCTGGACGGGGACAAGTTTGGCCACAGAGTGATCACGG TTCTGGTGGACATTAGGGACACTTTGCTGTGCTCAGAAAACATAGGTCATGACGAGGTGAAGGAGCTGGAGAATCAAGCCCTGCTACCAGCCCTGGGACAGAAGTACCTGACTGTGCTCACCAACCCCCACTGGCTGCTGCAGCCCATCCCGGGGTGGGCCGGAAAGGACATCTTCCAGGTGTACATCCCCAAGCACCTGATCCCCTTTGGTCAGGAGGCCTGTCCAGACTGGGCTCTTGAGAGGAAGGAGACCAGCTCATGGTGA